The DNA window GTCTATTGACAACAGTTGTTGTTCCGATGATCCGATCGAATGCAGCATTGACACTGAAGTAGATGAAATCATCCGGTCGTCCATCGCTGTCATAGAACATCTGGCAGTAGGCAACTCCTTCCAGCATATTCTCAAAGAGGGTGCGATACCGCTCTTCACTGATCTTCAGTTCCTGCTGACTCCCTGTCAGTTTCTCATAATTCTCCCGGAGCTCCTCTTCGGTCGCCGTTATCTCTTCATAACTCGCTTCGAGATCGGTGGTTTTTCTCAGGAGTTCTTCCTCAGCCCGTTTGCGTTCGGTGATATCATCGAAGATCGTATAGACCTGGTGCGGTTTTTCCTTACCTGGCCGGAAGAGGGGCATGGCATTGATGGTGATCCAGCGATATCGCTCCTCGTCTGGGATGAACACGCCCATCACCACGTCCCGGACTTCCCGACCGGTGCTGAGCGCCACCATCGATGGATGTTCCCTGCCCGGGAACGGCGAACCGTCCTCGCGGATCAAGTCGAGTTCCACGGTATCAGAGGTCTCTCCAAGGAACATGTCCAGGGTCTTCCCGAGAATCCGTTCGGCAGCCGGGTTCATCGAAGTGATTGTACCTTCGGCATCCAGGTACACGACCCCCTGGACCATCGTCTCGAACAATCGCCGGTGATCCTCCTCGCTCGTGCGGAGTGCCTCCTCTGCCCGCTTTTTCTCGGTGATGTCCCGACCCAACACCACGGAGCCGACGATCGCACCGTCGTTGTCGAGAATTGGGCTGAAACTGTAACTCCCGACCCAGGTTTCACCCGTGTCCTTGCGCCGGAGGGTATATTCTGCATTCGTGACTGTTTCGCCACGAAGGGCACGCGGCACCGCCCACATATCCAGCGGCGCCAGTTCCCCGTCTGGCATGAATACCTCGAAAAAATCCGGATATTCGGCGAGTGTTCTGGCACATTCGTCCTTGTTCCGGAACCTATGGAAGGTGGCGAAGGCATCGTTGAAATCGATGAACCGTCCTTTTGTATCAGAGATGAAGATCGCGTCCGTCATACTGGCCAGCGCAGCTTCCAGCTTCGCCCGGCTTTCGCGGAGGGCGTCTTCGCTCTTCTTCAGTTCATCATACTGTTCACGCAGTTCTTCTTCATCTGCAGCGATCTGTTCGGATGCGTCCCTCAGTTCAGTCTTGATATTCTTTTTGTCGGTGATATCCCGGATGGATTCGATTGCCCCGGTGACGGTGCCCTGCGTGTCATAGAGCGGGGATGCGATAAACCAGAGATAGGCACCTTTTCCACCAGCGAGGAAGGGAATATAGATTTCGGAGATCAGTTTCCTCTCTTTTCTGATGATATGAGGATAATGTTTCCAGATCTCTTCATCATCCTGTAAAACGAGGTCGAGGAGGATAGGTCTCCTTGTTCCGTAAAACGGAAGAGCATAGGAATAATCCCCGGTTCCCAGCATCTGTTCTTTCGGTACCCCGGTCATCTCCTCCATCGCCCAATTCCATGCGATCACCGTTCCATCCAGATTGATCGCTAAGGTGGCGTCTGGCAGGTGGTTGATGATATCCGTCATCCGCTGTTGGGATTCCTGAAGTTCAATTTCTGTGCGTCGACGTTCGATTGTGTGTTTGATCTGGTGTTCCAGCTCAACGAACTGTGACTTGGGATCGCCACCCTTCTGGAGGTAGTAATCAACACCATTGTTCACCGCTTCGATGACCACCTCCTCACGCCCACGGCCAGTGAAGAGGACGAACGGAATCCTGTTCTTCTCTTTCCTTAAGAACTTGAGAAACTTGAGACCGTCTATCTCCGGCATCTGGTAGTCTGATATGATACAGTCGATAGCAGTATCTTTTAAGGCCTGAATTCCCTGTTCTGCGGATAATGCTGTTTCTACGGTGATGAGGCCCGACATCTCAAGAAATATTTTTCCAAGTTCGAGAAGGGCCGGTTCGTCATCAACATAGAGAACATGATACATGGATACTCCTCATTTGGATAACACGATATATAATCTTGAGTTAATTTTCCTATTATCAGAGATGACCATTACAACCCTTACTATATATCATGGTTATGGTGTTCTCTGGAATTGAAGAGTTCTCACTCCTGCAACTGATGGAGCCGACATCACCCGCTTCTCCTAAACACATATCTCCATGGAAGATCTGATATCAGATCAGACGAACTCTGGTGACCCCATGAACAATAACGATGAGATTACTCAACCGCTCTCCGACAGCCCGACCTATCGCCTCCTCGGAACGACGGTGCTCGCATACCGGTACATCATCCCGCATGATGCGAAAGTCTTCGTCGGCGATGTCGTCAAGATCACCGACCGGGAGAAGGGATATATCTTCTTTGCCAAGGTGACCGACCTGTCCCACTACACCAACCACGACGAGCCGCACTGGGATACGTCCACCTGGGGAGGTCCGCAACCGGGCCCTGACCAGGACGTCTTCATCGAGGTCCATGCGACGCCGCTCGGCTTCATCGATGATAAACAGAAATTCCGGTCTATCAGGACGATTCCAGCCCGGTTCTCGGAGGTCATGACCCCGAGTGCCGATGATTTTCTCTTCTTAAAAGAGGTGATGGGGGATATCGAGGTCGGCGAGATGCGGACCGGGCTCGGGGTGATCCCGGACGTCAAGGTCGGGATCCCGAGCAAGGTGCTGTCGCAGCATATGGGGGTCTTTGCAACCACCGGGATGGGGAAGAGCAACTTCATGAAGGTCTTCTGCATCTCCTGCATGAAGCAGCGGACGATCGGGATGCTGGTCGTGGACCCGCACGGCGAGTATGTCGAAGGGCGTACCGAGCGGTCGGGGGCCCAGACCCGGGGGCTGACCGATTACCTGCCCGGCCGCGACGGCCTCTCGATCTACTCGGTCAGGCCGAAGGCGGAATGCGAACGGTTCGGCATGAAGGAACTCTGCCTGGAGCACGACGACTTCCAGATCAGCGACCTCGGGATCCTGTACGAACTCTCTCCCCTGCTCTGGGAGATCGTGGAGTCGCTGGACACCTTCAAAGGGAGCGACGTGATCGATTTCTTCATCAACGAAGGGGTCGACTCTCTCCCCTCGGTGACCAAGGTCACCGCCGGGATCGGCCGGCACCCGGAGATGGCAGACGTCCTGCGGTCTGCCAATCCCGGCCCCCTCCGGATGATTCAGCGGCGGATCGAATCGCTCGTCCAGAGCAACCAACGGTTCCTCGGCCGGCTCGGCTCTTC is part of the Methanosphaerula palustris E1-9c genome and encodes:
- a CDS encoding PAS domain S-box protein — protein: MYHVLYVDDEPALLELGKIFLEMSGLITVETALSAEQGIQALKDTAIDCIISDYQMPEIDGLKFLKFLRKEKNRIPFVLFTGRGREEVVIEAVNNGVDYYLQKGGDPKSQFVELEHQIKHTIERRRTEIELQESQQRMTDIINHLPDATLAINLDGTVIAWNWAMEEMTGVPKEQMLGTGDYSYALPFYGTRRPILLDLVLQDDEEIWKHYPHIIRKERKLISEIYIPFLAGGKGAYLWFIASPLYDTQGTVTGAIESIRDITDKKNIKTELRDASEQIAADEEELREQYDELKKSEDALRESRAKLEAALASMTDAIFISDTKGRFIDFNDAFATFHRFRNKDECARTLAEYPDFFEVFMPDGELAPLDMWAVPRALRGETVTNAEYTLRRKDTGETWVGSYSFSPILDNDGAIVGSVVLGRDITEKKRAEEALRTSEEDHRRLFETMVQGVVYLDAEGTITSMNPAAERILGKTLDMFLGETSDTVELDLIREDGSPFPGREHPSMVALSTGREVRDVVMGVFIPDEERYRWITINAMPLFRPGKEKPHQVYTIFDDITERKRAEEELLRKTTDLEASYEEITATEEELRENYEKLTGSQQELKISEERYRTLFENMLEGVAYCQMFYDSDGRPDDFIYFSVNAAFDRIIGTTTVVNRRVTEVFPGIKEAYPELFEICGRVARTAKPEAFDIDFKPSGKWLHLSVYSPAKEYFVTVFEDITERKRAERVSSQINRIYQIANQAGSLHEMLQRYVEEFRVFSHCEAIGFRLLDAEGNIPYQAYCGFPESFYERETPLNILSDECMCIYVITGAIKPDLPVATPGGSFYCNATSTFLASISDEERGLTRNVCNEMGYESVALIPIRTSQGIIGLIQFNDHRENMVPLELVQIMEEVALPLGEVIRRMQAKESLIESEEKYRILVENIPEKIFIKNAALTYVSCNEQYARDLGIVPGDIAGKSDFDFFPPELAEKYRADDLAIMDSGETRELEEQYVTEGKEFWISTIKTPLRNDTGTISGILGIFHDISERKNQELALRTANQKLNLMNIVAWHDIYNKVTGLRGYVELSKALITDEKAREFLEREDTILQVIHQQISYTKEYQEMGKQHPRWYSLRELLDNVRMTGVAGSIRIINDAENLELYADPVIEKVFWHLIDNSVKHGEKVTEIRITARQSEIGCTLVYRDDGVGIPEEKRRDLFTKSYGTETGFFLFFVHDLLEISGMTIAETGEPGNGVRFEITIPKGLYRFTDR
- a CDS encoding ATP-binding protein — translated: MEDLISDQTNSGDPMNNNDEITQPLSDSPTYRLLGTTVLAYRYIIPHDAKVFVGDVVKITDREKGYIFFAKVTDLSHYTNHDEPHWDTSTWGGPQPGPDQDVFIEVHATPLGFIDDKQKFRSIRTIPARFSEVMTPSADDFLFLKEVMGDIEVGEMRTGLGVIPDVKVGIPSKVLSQHMGVFATTGMGKSNFMKVFCISCMKQRTIGMLVVDPHGEYVEGRTERSGAQTRGLTDYLPGRDGLSIYSVRPKAECERFGMKELCLEHDDFQISDLGILYELSPLLWEIVESLDTFKGSDVIDFFINEGVDSLPSVTKVTAGIGRHPEMADVLRSANPGPLRMIQRRIESLVQSNQRFLGRLGSSIKSIIEELNEQKLVLIDIPGMSERSELFILSAITRKILHDRENAVNAPHPDGIVREPSQVLIVIEEAQRVLSAGGMSTQVFRECAMEGRKFGVGLCAITQQPKNIDSRILAQMNTFVEMGLSDKDDRQIIAGSAKQDLTPMDTEVQTLSKGEAVISTIGIPFPISTKIHLFQEYLDQLNRQE